TTTGGCTGGAAGATGGAACCAACGAGGACGAAAGAAAACTGACCGCGACCTGGGTCGATACGCGCTGGGACCCAAAAATGACATGTTGGACTAAGCTATGAGTCGCGAAAACGACCTAAAGGACTTCGTGGAATGCGCCGGATGGGGGCATGCAAAAATCACACCGCTCGCCGGAGATGCGTCCAATCGCAGGTATGACCGATTACATCTGCCAGACGGGCAAAGCGCGGTGCTGATGGACGCTTCGCCTTTCAAAGGCGAAGACACGCGCCCTTTTGTCCACATTGCGACCTACCTGCACGAGATCGGCCTGAGTGCGCCGCAGATCCATTATTCGGATTTAGAAAACGGGTTCTTATTGATTGAGGATCTGGGAGATGACCTCTTTGCGCGTATCATTTCTGTCAATCCTAAACTGGAACTTCCGCTATATGAGTGCGCGGTCGATGTTCTTTCGCACCTGCACCGGTCGCCTCCGCCCGATCTGAAACCCTACAATGCAGCCATAATGACACCATTGGCAGCTCTGGCTTTTGACTGGTATCAATTCGGTGCCCAAGGTCGCATGGATGTGCCCGCGCGCGACATATTTTCAGACGTTTTTGCAAAGCTGCTCGCACCGCTGGACGCCCAGCCACAGGTGTTGATCCAAAGAGACTATCATGCGGAAAACCTTCTCTGGCTACCGCATCGCAAAAGTGTCGCGCGGGTGGGTTTGTTGGACTTCCAGGACGCAATGCTGGGCCACACTGCCTATGATCTGGTCTCGGTGCTACAAGATGCCCGCAGGGACGTCCCGGCGCAGCTCGAGAAAGCCATGATTGACCGGTTTCTGGAGCAAAATCCGCAAGACGGCGATCAGTTTCTGTCGGCTTACGCCATTCTTGGCACACAACGTAACCTGCGTATTCTGGGTGTTTTCTCGCGCTTGTGCCTGAAGGCAGGCAAAACGCATTACATTGATCTCATTCCTCGTGTCTGGGGTCATATCCAGACAAATCTGAAACATCCCGACCTGCATGACATCGCCAGGCTGGTAAACCAATTACTGCCACCACCAACGCCCGATATACTGGACAGACTGAGATCAAAATGCGCGACTTTCCCGGATCGTTGATGCTGTTTGCCGCCGGCTTTGGCGCTCGCATGAAACCACTTACAAACAATCAGCCCAAACCAATGGTCAATGTCGCAGGCAAGCCCTTGATTGAACACGCTTTGGATCAGGCGACCGGGGTCGCGATTGATCACATCGTTGCCAATGTGCACTACAAACCTGAGCCGCTTGTCCGACACCTTGAAGGTACCGCCGTACAAACCGTTCTGGAAGCACCTGAGATTCTCGATACTGGCGGTGGTTTGCGAAATGCCTTGCCGCTGCTGGGACCGGATCCGGTTTTCACACTGAACACCGATGCTGTATGGGTCGGACCAAGCCCGCTTGGACTGTTGCGTGATGCATGGAAGCCTAACGATATGGATGCTTTGCTGATGTGCATCCCCGTCTCCAACGCCCATGCTTATCAGGGACAGGGCGATTTCGCGATCGGCGATCAAGCGCAACTCGCGCGCGGGCCGGGGTATGTCTATGGTGGTGCCCAAATCATTAAAACGGATCAGTTGAAAGACATCGACGAGTCAAAATTCTCCCTCAATGTTTTGTGGGACCGGATGCTCAAGGGAAACCGGCTTTTTGGGCTAAGCTATCCCGGCCAGTGGTGTGACGTCGGTCATCCGGCAGGCATCAGTATTGCGGAAGACCTTTTGGCAAACTCAGATGTTTGACGACGCGACCACGCACAGGCTTTTTGGCATCGCGCCAGGGATTGATTTTCCGCGTGAGCTTGCAAATGGTCTGGCGTCGCGATTGGCCGGGCATCCCCCAGAAGCAATGGCGCGGGTACAGCTGATCGTGAACACCCGCCGGATGCAGCGCAGGCTGCACAATCTTTTTGCCGAAGGCCCGGCGCTGCTGCTGCCGCAAATCAGGTTGATTACCGAACTTGACGGAATAGACCCTGGCGTTGGCGTGCCGCAAGCCGTGCACCCTTTGCGGCGCCGTTTGGAATTGATCGCCTTGGTCTCTCAACTCCTGAACCAGCAAAAAGATCTCGCGCCGCGCTCTTCGCTCTATGACCTTACCGATAGTCTGGCCTCCTTGATGGACGAAATGCAGGGAGAAGGTGTCACGGCTGATGTCATCGCAAATCTTGATGTCACAGACCAATCTGGTCACTGGCAACGCGCCTTGCGTTTCATTCAAATCGCACAAGAATACCTCAATAATGCCAGCACTTTACCTGATAACGAGGCGCGTCAGCGTTCCATCGTGACGGCACTTGCGGCAAAATGGGATCTCGAGCCCCCAGAAAACCCGGTGATCATTGCGGGTTCGACAGGATCGCGCGGCACCACGATGTTGCTGATGAAAGCCGTCGCGCGTTTGCCGCAGGGCGCGCTGGTCATGCCGGGGTTTGACTTTGAGATGCCCGCTGCAATCTGGTCGCACCTTGAGGATGCGCTGTTGTCCGAGGATCATCCGCAATTTCGCTTTCACAAGCTGATGTCAGAACTTGGCGCGTCCCGCGGCGATGTCAAAAATTGGCACCACACCCAGCCGCCGTCACGCGCGCGCAATGCGCTTGTTTCACTGTCACTGCGCCCGGCACCTGTAACGGATGCATGGCTGACCGAAGGTACAGATCTGAAGGATGTCCGGGGGGCGACGGGCGATGTAACCCTTTTGGAAGCACCAAGCCCGCGAGATGAAGCATTGGCAATTGCCCTGCGGCTCCGTCAGGCGGCAGAATTTGGTGAAACCGCGGCGTTGATTACCCCAGATCGGGTTTTGACCCGGCAGGTCAGTGCCGCACTTGATCAATGGACGATCCTGCCAGATGATTCCGCCGGGACGCCGTTGCATCTGTCGCCACCGGGCCGTTTTCTGCGTCACATTGCAGGTCTGTTTGTGCGACGCCTTGACGCCGAGGCTTTACTGACACTCCTCAAGCATCCGCTTTCACACAGTGGATCAGGTCGTGGGCCGCATGTACTGAATACGCAACGGCTGGAACTGAGGGTGCGTCGGAAAGGTCTGCCGTATCCTGATGCAAGTGGCATTGCTCAATTGCTGCAAAAAGCCGTGACAAAATCAGAGGATCAAGCGAAAATTGATGCATGGGCGCAGTGGGTTGGTGCCGTTTTTTGCGGCCATCTGAGTGATGAAATACGCCCTTTGTCAGAGTGGGTCGAGAGGCATATCGCCCTTGCAGAAGCTATTTCAGCGGGTGGGGATAGCGATGATCCCGGGGAGTTGTGGCAAAAGAAAGCGGGCCAGAAAGCGCAGGAGGTCATGCGTAATCTGACGCAACAGGCGGGTTTTAGCACGATCATGACCGCGTCTGATTACAGCGATCTGGTTGGTGCACTGCTGTCTGGCGAAGAGATCCGCGACCGGGATGCACCGCACCCCAACATCATGATCTGGGGTACGTTGGAAGCCCGCGTTCAGGGCGCGGATCTTGTGATTTTGGCCGGTCTCAATGATGGTACCTGGCCCGAAGCGCCACCCCCGGACCCTTGGCTCAACAGGGCGTTGCGACATCAGGCGGGTCTGTTATTGCCCGAACGACGCATTGGGTTGTCCGCGCATGACTACCAACAGGCTATCGGTGCGAAAGAGGTTTGGCTGACACGCTCGATCCGATCTGATGATGCCGAAACAGTGGCCTCGCGCTGGGTGAACAGATTGCGGAATTTGCTTGCGGGGTTGCGCGATCAAGGTGGTCCACAGGCCTTGAGCGACATGCTCGCGCGCGGTGATTTATGGCTCGCAAAGGTTCGCGCGTTTGAGCAGGTAGAGCGAACCGAGCCTGCCAAACGACCCTCTCCACGGCCCCCAATTGGTGCCCGTCCGCGCGATCTTTCTGTTACTGAAATCAAACGCCTGATCCGCGATCCCTACGCAGTTTATGCCAGACATGTGTTGAAACTAAATCGCCTTGGCCCGCTGGTACAAAGTCCGGACGCGCTTATGCGAGGAACCGTGGCCCATGACATTATGGAACGCTTCGTCAAAGAGACACTGGCGGATCCTACCCTGTTGAGCGCAAAGCATCTAAGCCATGTCGCCCAAACAGTCATGACCCAAGAAGTCCCATGGCCCGCCGCCCGCGCGATGTGGTTGGCCCGCATCGACAGAATCGCCCAATGGTTTGTGGATCGTGAACAAGACAGGCGCACCTATTCCACTCCGGTCGCCTTTGAAGGTCAGGCGAAGGGCAAGCTGGTCTGGCCAGAAATTGGATTTACGCTGACCGCCCGTGCGGATCGGATAGATCAATCTACAGACGGTGATGCGCTGCTTTACGATTATAAGACCGGAAAGCCACCAAGTGCCAAACAGCAAGGCACTTTTGACAAACAGCTCTTGATTGAAGCCGCCATGATCGAAGAGGGAGCCTTTGAAACACTTGGCGTACACCACGTTGCAATGGCCATATTCATTGGATTAGGGTCGAATCCAGAGGAAATCCCAGCGCCATTGGACAACGAGCCCCCGCGTGAAGTTCTCACAAACCTACGCAAATTGATCGACACCTATCTGAGTGCGGAGCAAGGCTTTACCGCCCGTCGCATGATGCAGGAAGATAAAATTGCGGGCGATTACGATTTGCTCGCCCGATTTGGGGAATGGGACGCCACCGATGATCCGATCCCAGAGGATCTGAAATGATGCAGCGCGATGAGGCAAGTGAAGCGCAGGTCAGGGCGGCACGACCCGATGCCTCGACGTGGCTGGCGGCAAATGCAGGATCCGGCAAGACGCGCGTACTGACCGACCGCGTCGCGCGACTGCTGCTTGATGGCGTACAACCACAACACATTCTATGTTTGACCTACACCAAAGCCGCCGCGTCAGAGATGCAAAACCGGTTGTTCAAGCGTCTTGGAGCCTGGGCAATGTTGCCAGCAGAGGAGCTCGCAGCATCATTGCAGGATCTAGGTATTGAAGGACAGATCAGCACGGACCGGCTGCGTGATGCCAGAACGCTTTTTGCCCGTGCTATTGAGACCCCTGGCGGTTTGAAAATCCAAACGATCCACTCGTTTTGCGCGTCTTTGTTGCGACGGTTTCCCCTGGAAGCCCAGGTCAGCCCGCAGTTCACAGAAATCGAAGACCGGGCCGCGGAGTTATTGCGCGCCGAGATTGTCGACCAAATGGCGGACGGGCCTGATGCCGCGCTGATCGATGGCATCGCGCAGCATTACACCGGCGAGGATTTCAGCAAATTGACGCGGACGGTGATCACTCACCGCGAAGCGCTACGTGAACCCTTGAATTTGCCTAAGGTCCTAGGGATTTTCGATCAGCCACCAGATTTGACACAGCAAGGTGTCGCGAATTCTGTCTTTCTGGGCGGAGAAGAAAACCTTATCGCCAACATCATTCCAGCGCTGCTTGAGAAAGGCGGCAACGACGCGAAAGCGGGCGAAAAACTTACGAACTTGGGCGTTTTGGGTTTTGACGCTTTATCCAGGCTGGAAGGTGTTTTTCTGACTGGCGGATCGGCCAAATTACCTTTTTCTGCTAAGATCGGGAGCTTTCCAACCAAACCCACACAGACGATCCTGACTGATCACATGGACGCGCTCAATGCGTTTATGTCTCGGGTTGAGACCGCGCGCGACGCACGCTTGTCGCTGAATGCAGCGGTGAAAACGCAAGCGCTCTATGAGTTTGCGGCACGATTTATCAAACACTACGAGGGTCAAAAACTGCAACGTGGCTGGCTGGATTTCGATGACCTGATCCTGAAGGCGCGCGATCTTTTGAACGACCCCGCCGTGGCAGCATGGGTGTTGTTCCGGATCGACGGAGGGATCGATCACATATTGGTAGATGAGGCGCAGGATACCAGCCCGGCACAATGGGATGTCATCCGAAAACTAGCCGCCGAATTTTCCAGCGGTGAAGGTGCGCATAAAGACACCGCGAGAACCCTTTTCGTCGTTGGGGACAAAAAACAATCGATCTATTCCTTTCAAGGGGCCGACCCAAAAGAATTCGACCGGATGCAAGCGGAATTCAAATCGAAATTGGAAGCCGCGACGCAGGAATTTCAGAGCCTAACACTGGCCTATTCCTTCCGATCTTCCGACGCCATTCTCAAAGTAGTTGACGCCGCCTTTGAACATCAAAGTGAAGCGGGCTTTGCGCAGGACGCAAAACACATTGCGTTCAAGAACGACCTCCCCGGACGGGTCGATATTTGGCCCTTCGTTGAAAAACAAAAAGACGAGGATGATCGGCTCTGGTACGAACCGCTGGATCGACGCGGCGCGCGGCATCATGCAGTCATCCTTGCGCAACAGATTGCGAGCCAAATCAAGCAAATGATCGCGGATAAACAAACGATCCCGGTGGATGTCCCAAATAGCATTTCGCAAGCAAAACGGCCGGTGACACCGGGTGATTTTTTGATCCTGGTCCAGCGACGATCTGAATTGTTTGCTGAGATCATCCGAGCTTGTAAAGCGCACGACCTGCCAATCGCTGGCGCAGACAGGCTCAAGGTCGGTGGCGAATTGGCAGTGCGCGACCTAGCTGCGCTTTTGTCCTTTCTGGCGGTGGCAGAAGATTCCCTCTCGCTCGCCACAGCGCTCAAATCGCCGTTGTTTGCGTGGTCAGAGCAGGACCTTTATAAGTTGGCACAAGGGCGTAGCGAAGAACATCTATGGCAGACTCTGCGCAATCAGGCAGAGGCCTATCCGCAAACCATGGCGGTTCTGAACGACCTGCGGGCGAACGTCGATTTTTTACGTCCCTACGACCTGATTGAACGTATTCTGACACGCCATCGAGGACGTCGAAATCTTCTGTCACGCTTGGGGAACGAGGCGGAGGATGGGATCAACGCGCTGCTCTCGCAGGCCTTGGCGTATGAGCGCAATGCAATTCCCAGCCTCACCGGTTTTCTGGTCTGGATGGAAACCGATGATCTTGAAATCAAACGCCAGATCGACAGCGCCTCTGATCAGATCCGCGTCATGACCGTGCATGGCGCCAAAGGGTTGGAAGCGCCCATCGTCATCTTACCGGATACCGGTAAACGCGATATCCAAATCAAGGATGATATCGTGAAAATGAACGGGCATGCGGTTTGGAAAACCAATTCGGCCGACATGCCGAGCGTCATGTCCAACACAATTGACGCATTGAAGGCAACCCAGTTTGAAGAACGTCTCAGGCTGCTGTATGTGGCTCTAACGCGGGCTGAAAAGTGGCTTATCATCGCCGCAGGCGGTGAGCTATCCAAGAAATACGACAGTTGGTATCAGATCGTGGACGCCGCGCTGGAACAGTCGGGCGCGCGCGAAATCCAGTTTCAGGGTCTGGGCATCAAACGCCATTCTTACGCAGATTGGGATGCACTTCCATTTGCACAGGACGTTTCCCAAATAGACGAAACCGTCATGTTGGATGAGTTTTACAAAACCCTGCCACCAGCCATTCCAGAAAGTTTGGAAACCCTGTCCCCGTCTGATCTTGGCGGCGCAAAGGCCTTATCAGGCGAACAAGGTCGAAGCGAAGAAGCCGCGAAAGCCTATGGCACCTTGGTCCATAAGTATCTTGAACTTCTGAGCACAGTGCCAAGCCAAAAGTGGCCTGACATGATAACTTCGCTGCGCGCCGCTGATCCGGATAATGCTGATCACGACGACGCCGAAACCGAAGCATGTCGGGTATTGAAAGCGGATGCTCTTGCGGCCCTTTTTGCTGATAATTCACTTGGCGAGGTCACTGTATCCGCGCCGTTTGGGAATGCACATCTGTCAGGTGTCATTGACCGGTTGGTTGTAACCAACGACCGGGTTCTCGCCTTAGATTTTAAAACAAACCAAACCGTGCCCTCCCGCCCGGAGGATTGCCCCGAAGGAATTTTGCGTCAGATGGGCGCCTATGCCCACGCATTGGGCCAAATCTATCCAACACATCACATCGAAACCGCAATTGTTTGGACGAACTCGGCGACGCTCATGTATCTGCCGCACGAAACTGTGACGAGAGCGTTACAAAGCACGCTACATCTTGACGTGGGAGAGGCGGCTACATAGGTTCACGGTCCAAGCATAGCCTGTCAGGAGAGCACGATGGCCACCCTTGCTGTAACCGACGAAACCTTCGACACCGAAGTGAAGAATTCAGACATCCCCGTCGTGGTGGATTTCTGGGCCGAGTGGTGTGGCCCTTGCAAGCAGATTGGACCATCACTTGAAGAGTTGTCCAATGAGATGGACGGCAAAGTGAAGATCGTCAAAGTCAATGTTGACGACAACCCGAATTCGCCTGCGCAAATGGGCGTACGCGGAATTCCAGCGCTGTTCATCTTCAAAGACGGCCAGGTCGTTTCCAACATGGCCGGCGCCAAGCCTA
This genomic interval from Paracoccaceae bacterium contains the following:
- the trxA gene encoding thioredoxin, with protein sequence MATLAVTDETFDTEVKNSDIPVVVDFWAEWCGPCKQIGPSLEELSNEMDGKVKIVKVNVDDNPNSPAQMGVRGIPALFIFKDGQVVSNMAGAKPKAALQSWIEESI
- the addB gene encoding double-strand break repair protein AddB; this translates as MFDDATTHRLFGIAPGIDFPRELANGLASRLAGHPPEAMARVQLIVNTRRMQRRLHNLFAEGPALLLPQIRLITELDGIDPGVGVPQAVHPLRRRLELIALVSQLLNQQKDLAPRSSLYDLTDSLASLMDEMQGEGVTADVIANLDVTDQSGHWQRALRFIQIAQEYLNNASTLPDNEARQRSIVTALAAKWDLEPPENPVIIAGSTGSRGTTMLLMKAVARLPQGALVMPGFDFEMPAAIWSHLEDALLSEDHPQFRFHKLMSELGASRGDVKNWHHTQPPSRARNALVSLSLRPAPVTDAWLTEGTDLKDVRGATGDVTLLEAPSPRDEALAIALRLRQAAEFGETAALITPDRVLTRQVSAALDQWTILPDDSAGTPLHLSPPGRFLRHIAGLFVRRLDAEALLTLLKHPLSHSGSGRGPHVLNTQRLELRVRRKGLPYPDASGIAQLLQKAVTKSEDQAKIDAWAQWVGAVFCGHLSDEIRPLSEWVERHIALAEAISAGGDSDDPGELWQKKAGQKAQEVMRNLTQQAGFSTIMTASDYSDLVGALLSGEEIRDRDAPHPNIMIWGTLEARVQGADLVILAGLNDGTWPEAPPPDPWLNRALRHQAGLLLPERRIGLSAHDYQQAIGAKEVWLTRSIRSDDAETVASRWVNRLRNLLAGLRDQGGPQALSDMLARGDLWLAKVRAFEQVERTEPAKRPSPRPPIGARPRDLSVTEIKRLIRDPYAVYARHVLKLNRLGPLVQSPDALMRGTVAHDIMERFVKETLADPTLLSAKHLSHVAQTVMTQEVPWPAARAMWLARIDRIAQWFVDREQDRRTYSTPVAFEGQAKGKLVWPEIGFTLTARADRIDQSTDGDALLYDYKTGKPPSAKQQGTFDKQLLIEAAMIEEGAFETLGVHHVAMAIFIGLGSNPEEIPAPLDNEPPREVLTNLRKLIDTYLSAEQGFTARRMMQEDKIAGDYDLLARFGEWDATDDPIPEDLK
- a CDS encoding nucleotidyltransferase family protein, which codes for MRDFPGSLMLFAAGFGARMKPLTNNQPKPMVNVAGKPLIEHALDQATGVAIDHIVANVHYKPEPLVRHLEGTAVQTVLEAPEILDTGGGLRNALPLLGPDPVFTLNTDAVWVGPSPLGLLRDAWKPNDMDALLMCIPVSNAHAYQGQGDFAIGDQAQLARGPGYVYGGAQIIKTDQLKDIDESKFSLNVLWDRMLKGNRLFGLSYPGQWCDVGHPAGISIAEDLLANSDV
- a CDS encoding phosphotransferase, yielding MSRENDLKDFVECAGWGHAKITPLAGDASNRRYDRLHLPDGQSAVLMDASPFKGEDTRPFVHIATYLHEIGLSAPQIHYSDLENGFLLIEDLGDDLFARIISVNPKLELPLYECAVDVLSHLHRSPPPDLKPYNAAIMTPLAALAFDWYQFGAQGRMDVPARDIFSDVFAKLLAPLDAQPQVLIQRDYHAENLLWLPHRKSVARVGLLDFQDAMLGHTAYDLVSVLQDARRDVPAQLEKAMIDRFLEQNPQDGDQFLSAYAILGTQRNLRILGVFSRLCLKAGKTHYIDLIPRVWGHIQTNLKHPDLHDIARLVNQLLPPPTPDILDRLRSKCATFPDR
- the addA gene encoding double-strand break repair helicase AddA, which translates into the protein MMQRDEASEAQVRAARPDASTWLAANAGSGKTRVLTDRVARLLLDGVQPQHILCLTYTKAAASEMQNRLFKRLGAWAMLPAEELAASLQDLGIEGQISTDRLRDARTLFARAIETPGGLKIQTIHSFCASLLRRFPLEAQVSPQFTEIEDRAAELLRAEIVDQMADGPDAALIDGIAQHYTGEDFSKLTRTVITHREALREPLNLPKVLGIFDQPPDLTQQGVANSVFLGGEENLIANIIPALLEKGGNDAKAGEKLTNLGVLGFDALSRLEGVFLTGGSAKLPFSAKIGSFPTKPTQTILTDHMDALNAFMSRVETARDARLSLNAAVKTQALYEFAARFIKHYEGQKLQRGWLDFDDLILKARDLLNDPAVAAWVLFRIDGGIDHILVDEAQDTSPAQWDVIRKLAAEFSSGEGAHKDTARTLFVVGDKKQSIYSFQGADPKEFDRMQAEFKSKLEAATQEFQSLTLAYSFRSSDAILKVVDAAFEHQSEAGFAQDAKHIAFKNDLPGRVDIWPFVEKQKDEDDRLWYEPLDRRGARHHAVILAQQIASQIKQMIADKQTIPVDVPNSISQAKRPVTPGDFLILVQRRSELFAEIIRACKAHDLPIAGADRLKVGGELAVRDLAALLSFLAVAEDSLSLATALKSPLFAWSEQDLYKLAQGRSEEHLWQTLRNQAEAYPQTMAVLNDLRANVDFLRPYDLIERILTRHRGRRNLLSRLGNEAEDGINALLSQALAYERNAIPSLTGFLVWMETDDLEIKRQIDSASDQIRVMTVHGAKGLEAPIVILPDTGKRDIQIKDDIVKMNGHAVWKTNSADMPSVMSNTIDALKATQFEERLRLLYVALTRAEKWLIIAAGGELSKKYDSWYQIVDAALEQSGAREIQFQGLGIKRHSYADWDALPFAQDVSQIDETVMLDEFYKTLPPAIPESLETLSPSDLGGAKALSGEQGRSEEAAKAYGTLVHKYLELLSTVPSQKWPDMITSLRAADPDNADHDDAETEACRVLKADALAALFADNSLGEVTVSAPFGNAHLSGVIDRLVVTNDRVLALDFKTNQTVPSRPEDCPEGILRQMGAYAHALGQIYPTHHIETAIVWTNSATLMYLPHETVTRALQSTLHLDVGEAAT